The following coding sequences are from one Gemmatimonadota bacterium window:
- a CDS encoding amidohydrolase, whose amino-acid sequence MRTPLLLAALACPVSLAAQDSTKAASPTIPAKWDVQAKHGPSREVAFETSEGTWMSVDVSPDGRTVVFDLLGDIYTLPTTGGRATAILGGPAYETMPRWSPDGARIAFMSDRDGIENIWTMAVGGGDLRQVSKERERQVSNPAWTPDGRYLVGRKHFRNTRSLGAGEMWLFHAAGGAGLRLTDRRNWEQNATEPAVSPDGRYVYFSEDVSPGGGFDYNRNPHGTVYVIQRLDRESGERVTWIRGPGGSLAPTPSPDGRTMAFIRRVGPKSVLFLQDMESGRERPLWDGLDHDQQEAWSLFGTYPGYDWTPDRKSLVIWAQGKLWRVDAATGQATNIPFTASVKQTITDAVRFPQTVAPDRFDVKLLRWVTVSPDQRRVVYTALGKLYLRDVPNGTPRRLTAGGRGLELFPSWSPDGATIVYATWDDDSLGAIRTVGVDGRAGRTLTARLGHYVTPRYSPDGKQVVFRRTGGDELRGPGSSRDQGIYRVSTAGGEPVLVTTQGTEPTFSRTGERLYLTASDSSKPALISVNLTGGERRVHVTSESATQFVISPDERYVAWVERFNAYLAPFTATGRAVQLGSSATDVPVKRVSRDAGEDLHWSADSRRLYWSLGPELFQRDLNQTFGFEAADTTSLKREPEATGVPIGFPTDTDRPSGKIALVGGTVITMNGDEVITNGTVVIDRNRIVAAGPSDQVAVPADARRIDISGRFVMPGLVDAHAHVGTGSNGITATTNPSLLQSLAFGVTTMHDPSNSTEMVFSASEMIKAGMITAPRLFSTGTILYGAEGGAKAITTSFEDALTHLRRMKAVGAFSVKSYNQPRRDARQQIVEAARQLGMMVVPEGGSTFFYNMTHVLDGHTTVEHNIPVAPLYQDALKVYQASATGYTPTLIVNFGGVSGEYYWYAHSEVWKNERLRRFSAPGVLGARARRRELAADDDYSYQGTARAAKALADGGVKVNTGAHGQVQGLGVHWEMWMLEQGGMSPHQALRAGTLSGAVSLGLDRDIGSLGAGKLADLLVLDENPLTTIRNSTSVRYVMVNGRLFDAETMAEIGNHPAPAPKLWWDR is encoded by the coding sequence ATGCGGACACCACTCCTCCTTGCCGCGCTGGCATGCCCCGTTTCTCTCGCCGCACAAGACAGCACCAAAGCCGCCTCGCCCACCATTCCCGCCAAATGGGACGTGCAGGCCAAGCACGGTCCCTCGCGCGAGGTGGCCTTCGAGACGTCCGAGGGCACCTGGATGTCGGTCGACGTTTCGCCCGACGGCCGGACGGTGGTGTTCGATCTGTTAGGCGACATCTACACCCTGCCCACCACCGGCGGCCGAGCCACCGCCATCCTCGGCGGCCCGGCGTACGAGACGATGCCGCGATGGTCGCCGGATGGCGCCCGGATCGCGTTTATGAGCGATCGAGACGGGATCGAAAACATCTGGACGATGGCCGTTGGAGGGGGGGACCTCCGCCAGGTGTCGAAAGAGCGCGAACGGCAGGTGTCGAACCCGGCGTGGACGCCGGACGGCAGGTATCTCGTCGGGCGGAAGCACTTCCGCAACACCCGCTCGCTTGGCGCCGGGGAAATGTGGCTGTTCCACGCAGCCGGCGGCGCCGGGCTCCGGTTGACCGACCGGCGGAACTGGGAGCAAAACGCCACCGAACCGGCCGTGTCGCCGGATGGCCGATATGTCTACTTCTCGGAAGATGTCTCGCCGGGTGGAGGCTTCGACTACAACCGCAACCCGCACGGCACGGTGTACGTCATTCAGCGCCTCGACCGGGAGTCCGGCGAACGGGTAACATGGATCCGAGGTCCCGGCGGTTCGCTCGCCCCGACGCCGTCACCGGACGGCCGGACCATGGCCTTCATTCGCCGGGTCGGGCCGAAGAGTGTCCTCTTTTTGCAGGATATGGAAAGCGGCCGAGAGCGTCCGCTCTGGGACGGCCTCGATCACGATCAACAGGAGGCTTGGTCGCTCTTCGGCACCTACCCCGGCTACGACTGGACGCCCGACCGGAAGAGCCTGGTCATTTGGGCGCAGGGCAAACTCTGGCGGGTGGACGCCGCGACGGGGCAGGCGACCAACATCCCGTTCACCGCGTCGGTCAAACAGACGATTACCGATGCGGTCCGGTTCCCCCAGACGGTGGCGCCCGATCGTTTCGACGTCAAGCTGCTCCGCTGGGTGACCGTCTCGCCCGATCAGCGGCGGGTGGTCTACACCGCGCTCGGCAAACTCTACCTTCGCGACGTGCCGAACGGAACTCCGCGGCGGCTCACCGCCGGCGGCCGGGGTTTGGAACTGTTTCCTTCGTGGTCGCCGGACGGGGCGACGATCGTCTATGCCACCTGGGACGACGACTCGCTCGGCGCCATTCGCACGGTGGGTGTCGACGGCCGGGCCGGCCGCACCTTGACGGCCCGCCTGGGCCACTATGTGACGCCCCGGTATTCGCCCGACGGCAAACAGGTGGTGTTTCGCCGGACCGGAGGCGACGAACTCCGGGGTCCCGGCTCGAGCCGGGACCAAGGGATCTACCGGGTCAGCACCGCCGGCGGTGAACCGGTCCTCGTGACGACGCAGGGCACCGAGCCGACGTTCTCGCGCACCGGTGAGCGGCTCTATTTGACCGCTTCGGACAGCAGCAAGCCGGCGCTCATCAGCGTCAATCTGACCGGCGGCGAACGGCGGGTCCACGTGACCTCCGAGAGCGCGACCCAGTTCGTCATCTCGCCCGACGAGCGGTATGTGGCGTGGGTCGAACGGTTCAATGCTTATCTGGCGCCGTTCACGGCCACCGGACGAGCGGTTCAGCTCGGGTCATCCGCCACCGACGTGCCGGTCAAGCGGGTGTCCCGGGACGCCGGCGAGGACCTCCATTGGTCGGCCGACAGCCGGCGGCTCTACTGGTCCCTCGGACCCGAGTTGTTTCAGCGCGACCTGAACCAGACCTTTGGGTTTGAAGCCGCCGATACCACCAGCCTCAAGCGCGAGCCGGAGGCAACCGGCGTCCCAATTGGCTTCCCAACCGACACTGACCGGCCGAGCGGGAAAATCGCCTTGGTCGGCGGAACGGTCATCACGATGAACGGCGACGAGGTCATCACCAACGGAACGGTCGTGATTGACCGGAATCGGATCGTAGCGGCCGGCCCGTCCGACCAGGTGGCGGTGCCGGCGGACGCCCGGCGGATCGATATCAGCGGCCGGTTCGTCATGCCGGGCCTCGTGGACGCCCATGCTCACGTGGGCACCGGATCGAACGGGATCACGGCGACAACGAATCCTTCATTGCTGCAGAGCCTGGCCTTCGGCGTGACCACGATGCATGACCCGTCGAATTCGACCGAGATGGTGTTCAGCGCCTCGGAGATGATCAAGGCGGGGATGATCACCGCCCCACGGTTGTTCTCGACTGGCACGATTCTGTACGGAGCCGAAGGCGGCGCCAAAGCGATCACCACGTCGTTCGAAGACGCGTTGACCCATCTGCGCCGGATGAAGGCCGTCGGCGCCTTCAGTGTGAAAAGCTACAATCAGCCCCGCCGGGATGCCCGCCAGCAAATCGTCGAGGCGGCGCGCCAACTCGGGATGATGGTGGTGCCCGAGGGAGGCAGCACGTTCTTCTACAACATGACCCATGTGCTCGACGGCCACACCACCGTCGAACACAATATTCCGGTGGCTCCCCTCTACCAGGACGCCCTCAAGGTGTACCAGGCAAGTGCCACCGGATACACTCCGACCTTGATCGTCAATTTCGGAGGGGTGAGCGGCGAGTACTATTGGTACGCCCACTCCGAGGTCTGGAAGAACGAGCGGCTCCGGCGATTCTCGGCGCCTGGGGTGCTCGGGGCCCGGGCCCGCCGGCGGGAACTGGCCGCGGACGACGACTACTCGTACCAAGGCACGGCGCGGGCCGCCAAGGCCCTCGCGGACGGTGGCGTCAAGGTGAACACTGGGGCCCACGGCCAAGTCCAGGGCCTTGGCGTCCATTGGGAAATGTGGATGCTCGAGCAGGGCGGGATGTCACCCCACCAGGCGCTCCGGGCCGGAACGTTGAGCGGCGCGGTGAGTCTCGGCCTCGACCGGGATATCGGATCGCTCGGGGCGGGGAAGCTGGCCGACCTGTTGGTGCTCGACGAGAACCCGCTCACCACCATCCGCAACAGCACCTCGGTCCGGTACGTGATGGTGAACGGACGGTTGTTCGATGCGGAGACGATGGCCGAGATCGGAAACCACCCGGCGCCGGCACCGAAGCTGTGGTGGGACCGGTAG
- a CDS encoding DinB family protein: MRRWTGIVLTGLALCSAPVLTAQAAPSTAAGFAAEALLQFKESMPKFIALAEAMPADKYGWSPGPGVMTVAKVYAHVAHYNYLYPATSLGVPAPGGRDGDATEDIADKARIVALLKESAEHVRAVVAGLRDPSEETIQYGRAVPQWSVLLQLVAHMNEHLGQSIAYARMNGIVPPWSR, from the coding sequence ATGCGACGATGGACTGGTATCGTTCTCACCGGATTGGCGCTTTGCAGCGCCCCGGTACTCACAGCGCAAGCAGCCCCCAGCACGGCCGCCGGATTCGCCGCAGAGGCACTCCTCCAGTTCAAAGAGTCGATGCCCAAGTTCATTGCCTTGGCCGAGGCCATGCCGGCGGACAAATACGGGTGGAGCCCGGGCCCCGGCGTGATGACCGTCGCCAAGGTGTACGCCCACGTGGCCCACTACAACTACCTCTATCCCGCCACCAGTCTTGGCGTGCCCGCACCCGGAGGCCGGGACGGAGATGCCACCGAGGACATTGCCGACAAGGCCCGGATCGTAGCCCTGCTCAAGGAATCGGCCGAGCACGTTCGCGCCGTCGTGGCGGGGCTTCGTGACCCGTCAGAGGAGACCATCCAATACGGCCGGGCGGTACCGCAGTGGTCCGTGCTGCTTCAATTGGTGGCCCACATGAACGAACATCTCGGGCAATCGATCGCCTACGCCCGGATGAACGGGATCGTCCCGCCCTGGTCCCGCTGA
- a CDS encoding dihydrodipicolinate reductase produces MTIRVMHMGLGPIGAAIVRQVATRPGFKIVAAVDIDDSLVGKDLGTVTGLDRKLRVKVTDDVAQAIKRAKPDVVVLCTSSSLETVAAQLETIFKRRVPVVSTTEELAYPYCTHRKLAKRIDAMAKKAKVAVLGTGVNPGFTMDALPIALTAVCERVDAIHVDRVQDAARRRLPFQQKIGAGLTLAEFQERVAAGTVRHVGLTESIAMIADAMGWRLDRITDEILPKMAETAVSSEFLTVPAGRVRGIIQDGVGFVNGAPVITLHMEAYLGAPASYDAVRITGSPPIYSRIEGGVHGDVATASITVNSIPAVLAAKPGLHTMRSLRLPSYFGG; encoded by the coding sequence ATGACCATTCGGGTGATGCACATGGGGCTCGGTCCGATCGGGGCCGCCATCGTTCGCCAGGTCGCGACGCGGCCGGGGTTCAAGATTGTCGCCGCCGTCGATATCGACGACAGCCTGGTCGGAAAAGACTTGGGCACGGTAACCGGGCTCGACCGGAAACTCCGGGTCAAGGTCACCGACGACGTGGCCCAAGCGATCAAGCGAGCCAAGCCGGACGTGGTGGTCCTCTGCACCAGTTCGTCGCTCGAAACCGTCGCGGCCCAACTCGAGACCATCTTCAAACGCCGGGTCCCGGTGGTGTCGACGACCGAAGAGTTGGCGTATCCCTACTGCACGCACCGGAAGTTGGCCAAACGGATCGACGCCATGGCCAAGAAGGCGAAGGTGGCCGTACTCGGAACCGGGGTCAATCCGGGGTTCACGATGGATGCACTGCCGATTGCCCTGACCGCCGTGTGCGAGCGGGTCGATGCGATTCACGTGGACCGGGTTCAGGATGCCGCCCGGCGGCGGTTGCCGTTCCAGCAGAAGATCGGCGCGGGCCTCACACTGGCCGAGTTCCAGGAGCGGGTCGCCGCGGGAACGGTCCGCCACGTCGGACTCACCGAATCGATCGCGATGATCGCCGACGCGATGGGATGGCGCCTCGATCGGATTACCGACGAGATTCTGCCCAAGATGGCCGAGACGGCGGTGTCGAGCGAGTTCCTGACGGTGCCGGCCGGGCGGGTCCGCGGCATCATTCAGGACGGCGTCGGTTTCGTGAACGGCGCACCGGTCATTACCCTCCACATGGAGGCCTATCTTGGCGCGCCGGCGTCCTATGATGCGGTGCGGATCACGGGATCGCCGCCGATCTACTCCCGGATCGAGGGCGGCGTCCACGGCGATGTGGCGACGGCGTCCATTACCGTGAACTCGATCCCCGCGGTGTTGGCCGCCAAGCCGGGCCTCCACACGATGCGGAGTCTCCGGCTGCCGTCCTACTTCGGCGGCTGA
- a CDS encoding SMP-30/gluconolactonase/LRE family protein, with the protein MKPLGRGLSTLVGVVLLYFLLAPIPIEPAPWTPTPNAGFTGPFAPNSLLTAADTLLMPAPGPEDLTIGPDGGIYTGLANGTVVRIDRTTGRVDAIANTGGRPLGLRFDRTGTLIVADAVRGLLSVAPGGVVTVLTDRGGGRRLVFTDALDIAPDGIIWFSDASQRWGVATGGLLDFWESRPTGRLLRYDPASGATTVALDSVDFANGVAVGPGGEWLLLNETMTGRILRYWLAGPRAGESEVFIEGLPGVPDNIGYDGHGTFWVGLFAPRSPETTKIRAMSPFFRKMLYRVPERFRVREAAAYGMVIGIDTTGQVRSNLQDPTGRFHATTGAVAAGDTLYVSSLTRNVVARVVVPR; encoded by the coding sequence ATGAAGCCACTGGGCCGCGGCCTCTCGACGCTGGTTGGCGTCGTACTTCTGTATTTCCTGCTGGCCCCGATCCCGATCGAACCAGCCCCGTGGACCCCTACCCCGAACGCCGGGTTCACCGGCCCGTTCGCGCCTAACTCGCTCCTCACGGCTGCCGATACGCTGCTGATGCCCGCACCTGGGCCCGAGGATCTGACCATCGGACCGGACGGCGGGATCTACACCGGGCTCGCGAACGGGACCGTCGTCCGGATCGACCGAACCACGGGGCGGGTTGACGCGATCGCGAATACCGGAGGGCGGCCGCTTGGGCTCCGGTTTGACCGAACCGGCACGTTGATCGTGGCGGACGCGGTCCGTGGTCTCCTCTCGGTGGCGCCGGGCGGAGTGGTAACGGTGTTGACCGATCGCGGCGGCGGGAGGCGGCTGGTGTTTACGGACGCGCTCGACATCGCGCCGGACGGCATCATCTGGTTTTCGGACGCCTCGCAACGGTGGGGCGTCGCCACCGGCGGACTGCTGGACTTCTGGGAGAGCCGGCCCACCGGCCGACTGTTGCGCTATGACCCGGCGTCGGGCGCTACGACGGTCGCGCTCGACTCGGTTGACTTTGCCAACGGCGTGGCGGTTGGCCCGGGCGGGGAGTGGTTGCTGTTGAATGAGACGATGACGGGGCGAATCCTCCGGTACTGGCTTGCCGGGCCGCGAGCCGGCGAATCGGAGGTGTTCATCGAAGGGCTCCCCGGCGTGCCGGACAATATCGGGTACGACGGCCATGGCACGTTCTGGGTCGGGTTATTCGCGCCCAGGAGCCCGGAAACCACCAAGATTCGAGCGATGTCGCCCTTTTTCCGAAAGATGTTGTATCGAGTGCCGGAGCGGTTCCGGGTCCGGGAGGCCGCGGCCTATGGGATGGTGATCGGGATCGATACCACGGGCCAGGTTCGCTCCAACCTGCAGGACCCGACCGGGAGATTCCACGCGACCACGGGTGCCGTGGCCGCGGGTGACACCCTCTACGTCAGCTCGCTCACGCGGAACGTGGTGGCACGAGTCGTCGTGCCGCGGTAG